Within Agarivorans litoreus, the genomic segment CGTCGCAAAAGTGATAATGTTGAATTTCCAGAGTCGCCACCTTCAGCTCACGTGCGTCGTACGGCTCAAGAGAGTTTTACTCCAGAAGCCTTTATGTTACGCCGCAGCCTACCTTGGATAGAGCAGCAAGATTGTGGTTTAAACTTTGTGTGTTTTGCTAACAGCTTTTACCCTTTTGAGGCGCAGCTAAAACGAATGCTGGGCTGTGAAGATGGTATTGAAGATGGCTTGTTTGAATTTAGCCGCCCACTAAGCACTGCTTATTACTGGTGCCCACCAGTAGACGGTGAGCAGCTAGATTTAAGCTACCTACAGCTTTAGTTTAACCAAGCTTATTAGGGTCTGTTGATCTTTGCTGATGGTTTTTGCAGCAATTTATTAGCCATTTAGGCAAGGCAGTGAGTGTGCAGTTAAGTGGGCTTAATAATCACTCACTAACGCTGAATAAATGGCTAAGAAATGCTGCCCGAAGGGTTCGGATAAGCGAACTTTACTCTTTGTTAAGCACTTCTTGCTTAGCCCCCTAGGCTTCTAAGTGCTCGCCGCGATTAAAGCCCGCTTATCTCGAACAAAATTTCAACACCAAAGATCAACAGACCCTAGTTGGCGTTCATCGAAACAGGATGAGCGTCATTTTTATTCTTCAAGCTCGGTTTTATAAAGCGCCATACCTCGAGCTTTATAGTTAGCAAGTGCTGCCGGGTGGTCTAAATCACAGGTGTGTACCCATACACGTGTTGCTTGCCATTGCCATGCTGTTTTAATGCACTGGCTGAGTAAACCGCCGCCCAAGCCTTGGCCATAAAATGCTTTAGCTAGACCAAAGTAGATGATTTCTACGCTGTTATCTCGGTGTTTATTTAACTCGAAGTAACCAACAAATTGTTCACCTGAATAAGCGCCAAAGGTCCGTAGGTTTGCTGGCTGGGTATAGTCGACCCATTGTTGCTCGGTCCACACAAGCTTATCGTTCCATTGCCAGTGTTTTCCTACTTCGCTATAAAACTGGCGACTTAGCTCAGCCTGATTTGTTGCTATTTCTTCAATTCTTAGATGTTCAGGAAGGGGCTTAGCCTTGAGTTGCTCAAGCTGAGTTTGTTGTAGGTAGTATACGGTGGTCATTGTTTTTCCTATTGCAATTGTTTGCGCAGTGTAGCAATTGCAGTGGTAGCGCTCTATCTAAATCTCATTAGTAAGCAACTGATTATTAGATAAAATTATCAGTGTAAAATAGTTGTTACAACTGTCTAAGTTTTTTACATGCTGATAATTTAGTTTTTTATTGGATAATTCAAGTTATTGAAATGAAGTTATTTATAACTGGTGGCTTAGTTTATGCTTTTACATAGATATCACTAATAATGGGACTTTATTGGTATCGTTATCAGTATTGGCTATACCAAAAAGAGCGTTAGTTTTATGAAAACTTTGCCTATTGTGGCCGGCTTGTTTGCCATTCTATCTTCCTTCAACCTTTGGGCTACACCGGTAACCAGCTTCGTGGTGGGCGGAGTGTGCGACACCTCTCGTGCTACCTTAAATTCTATTATGGAATCAGGAGAGGCAAGTGAATTGTTGGGAGGCGTTAATCCATCTTATTCTGCCAGCGCTTGTTTGGTGTTTGATGGAAATGATGACGGCAATGCGAACGATCCTCAGGTGAATATTGGGCAAAAAGACGATGGTCTGCTCAATACTAAGTATGGGCCTGATGACTCTTTGTTTTTTATTGAACCAGAAGAGCTGCAAAATTTAGATGACTTTCCTGCTGGCATTGCCGATGATCCCGGCTGGATTCACTTGGCTAGTGTAGGTGGCGCGATAGGGCAGAATGACCAATTAGCGGTGAACTACGATCAGGCAGGGCCAGTTACCAGTGGTGGATTATTCCTTGATATCGACGCTCTGCTAAACATGACGTTTACTTGTGTGGATGATGATAACGGCGAGTGCAAAGCAGTAGATTGGGTTATAGAAACCGATCCAAGTATTATTGACCAAGTCTCTCAGTTGTTAGGTGAGGCGACTTTCGACCACCTTGTGTTCTCGATAAAAGCAGGTAATGGTTTTATCCTTTACGACTTCGACTTTATTGATATTTTTGCCCAGGAGTTAAGTGACTATCCCGCTTCAAGTTTAAACTTTAATACCCCATATAAGCTATCTGGTAGTTTAAATACTGGGGATTTTCTTAATCCGAATGGGAATAGTACACAGGCCATATCGCACTTAAACGTTTGGGCGCGAGACCCTTCCGATCCTTCTATTACGCATATCAATGAACCAAGTACCTTTGGCATATTCATATTGGCCATACTTGGTGTGATTAGTGCGCGACTAGCACGCAAAAATACTCAAGTTTCCTAAGCGCTTTACGCTTTGTTTTTCTGCTAAACCAAATGTAACTACTCGCTAGTGGTTACATTTCATTTACTTTTGTGTAAACGTTTTCCT encodes:
- a CDS encoding GNAT family N-acetyltransferase, coding for MTTVYYLQQTQLEQLKAKPLPEHLRIEEIATNQAELSRQFYSEVGKHWQWNDKLVWTEQQWVDYTQPANLRTFGAYSGEQFVGYFELNKHRDNSVEIIYFGLAKAFYGQGLGGGLLSQCIKTAWQWQATRVWVHTCDLDHPAALANYKARGMALYKTELEE